From a single Marinilabiliales bacterium genomic region:
- a CDS encoding ThuA domain-containing protein, translating to MDNHSSSRRRFIKKTVMAGGAGMIGAKALLARPLAVQPAPTLKGKKVLFVYGGWDGHDPEPSRDLFVPWMRQEGAEVTVSDTLDAYLDKELMDSLDLVVQIWTMGQISNEQEKGLLEAVKNGCGIAGWHGGLCDSFRNNVEYQFMTGGQWVSHPGGIIHYRVNIVDHEDPVTAGLEDFNMHSEQYYMHVDPNVKVMATTTFTDEHANWIGGTVMPQVWKKYYGKGRVFYSALGHVIGDFEVYEALEIQKRGIRWAAESKYHPFEQWISPAYRDGAPDMLNRL from the coding sequence ATGGATAATCATTCATCATCCCGCAGACGTTTTATCAAAAAGACTGTAATGGCCGGAGGAGCAGGTATGATCGGAGCCAAAGCCCTGCTGGCCCGGCCGTTGGCTGTACAGCCGGCGCCCACACTTAAAGGCAAGAAAGTATTGTTTGTTTACGGAGGCTGGGACGGGCACGACCCCGAACCCTCACGTGACCTTTTTGTCCCCTGGATGAGGCAGGAGGGAGCAGAGGTAACGGTATCCGACACGCTTGACGCCTATCTTGACAAGGAGCTCATGGATTCTCTTGATCTCGTGGTGCAGATTTGGACCATGGGCCAGATCTCGAATGAGCAGGAAAAGGGCCTGCTTGAGGCAGTGAAAAACGGCTGCGGCATTGCGGGGTGGCATGGCGGACTGTGTGATTCTTTCAGGAACAATGTTGAGTACCAGTTTATGACAGGAGGGCAATGGGTGTCACATCCGGGTGGGATTATTCATTACCGGGTGAACATAGTTGACCATGAAGATCCTGTAACGGCCGGACTTGAAGATTTCAACATGCATTCAGAGCAATATTACATGCACGTTGATCCCAATGTGAAGGTTATGGCAACTACGACCTTTACCGACGAGCATGCTAATTGGATAGGAGGCACTGTAATGCCCCAGGTCTGGAAGAAGTATTATGGCAAGGGACGCGTGTTTTATTCTGCTCTCGGGCATGTTATTGGCGATTTTGAAGTTTATGAGGCCCTTGAAATCCAGAAAAGGGGAATAAGGTGGGCGGCAGAAAGCAAATATCACCCATTCGAACAATGGATCAGTCCGGCCTACAGGGATGGAGCACCCGATATGCTTAACCGTCTGTGA
- a CDS encoding nucleotidyltransferase translates to MSKPTLLILAAGLGSRYGSLKQIEPIGPHGEAIIDYSVYDAIKAGFGKVVFVIKKDIEIDFKESLLARFRDKVETGYVFQELDMLPGGYKLPPNRVKPWGTAHAIMVSEKAVTTPFAAINADDYYGYEAFSEMHGFLQTGDTSKEYCMIGYRLDNTLSDHGTVSRGVCSIDRERFLISVSELTKIKREKGKIFHYENGEPAELSGSATVSMNMWGFGTSVFGHIRQRFSSFLDFNINDPKAEFYIPTLVDQLINDGEIRVRVLDCNSTWFGITYKEDRDAARNSILEKIRNGEYPENLWQ, encoded by the coding sequence ATGTCAAAACCAACATTGCTCATCCTGGCTGCGGGACTTGGAAGCCGGTATGGAAGCCTTAAACAGATCGAACCAATTGGCCCTCATGGAGAAGCCATAATAGACTACTCGGTTTATGATGCAATTAAGGCCGGATTTGGAAAGGTCGTCTTCGTTATAAAGAAGGATATTGAAATTGATTTCAAAGAGAGCCTGCTTGCGAGATTCCGGGACAAGGTAGAGACCGGCTATGTCTTCCAGGAGCTTGATATGCTTCCAGGCGGGTACAAATTACCCCCCAACCGGGTAAAGCCATGGGGAACAGCCCATGCGATCATGGTCTCTGAAAAAGCCGTCACCACCCCTTTTGCAGCAATCAATGCCGATGATTACTATGGGTATGAGGCATTCAGCGAAATGCACGGTTTTCTTCAAACGGGAGATACTTCGAAGGAATACTGCATGATAGGATACAGGCTTGACAACACCCTGTCCGATCACGGAACCGTATCAAGAGGAGTTTGCAGCATTGACAGAGAACGCTTTTTAATATCAGTTTCGGAACTTACAAAAATTAAACGCGAAAAAGGTAAAATCTTCCACTACGAAAACGGTGAGCCGGCGGAACTATCCGGAAGTGCAACAGTCTCAATGAACATGTGGGGATTCGGCACTTCCGTTTTCGGCCATATCAGGCAAAGGTTCTCTTCTTTCCTTGACTTTAATATTAACGATCCAAAAGCAGAGTTCTACATACCAACCCTGGTCGACCAGCTTATCAATGACGGGGAGATCAGGGTCAGGGTACTCGACTGTAACTCCACCTGGTTTGGAATAACTTACAAAGAAGACAGGGATGCTGCCAGGAACAGTATCCTTGAAAAGATCCGTAACGGTGAATACCCTGAAAACCTGTGGCAGTAA
- the kynU gene encoding kynureninase gives MKNKPLYNRTYARKLDAKNELAEFRSRFHIPEGKVYMDGNSLGLLSIDAERSLLRVLDEWRTLGIGGWMNAEIPWFRFSEEMGARAASMFGALKEEVVFTGTTTVNIHTLAGSFYRPSGSRKKILADEINFPSDLYALQGLLRNRGIDPGENLIMVKANEHGLLDEDEIIGRMSDKVALVFLPSVLYRSGQLLDIARIAGAARERNIPAGFDCSHSAGVIPHRFDEWGVDFALWCSYKYMNAGPGAAAFLYVNKRHFGLDPSLPGWFGSDKEKQFDMLTKFTPAAGAGRWQISSPGILGSSPLEGALNITLEAGIETIRQVSLRLTGYLDGLIRETIMPFHPECRIITPREPERRGGHIAIEHPRASDLYYRLTESGIITDLRPPNIIRIAPAPLYNSFEEVYLTVERLGEILESL, from the coding sequence GTGAAGAACAAACCCTTATATAATAGAACCTACGCCAGGAAGCTGGACGCCAAAAACGAACTCGCAGAATTCAGGAGCCGTTTTCATATACCTGAGGGGAAAGTGTATATGGATGGCAACTCTTTGGGGCTGCTGAGTATTGACGCCGAAAGATCCCTGCTGCGGGTTCTGGATGAATGGAGAACCCTTGGCATAGGAGGTTGGATGAATGCAGAGATTCCGTGGTTCAGATTTTCAGAAGAGATGGGAGCCCGGGCAGCCTCCATGTTCGGCGCGTTAAAAGAAGAGGTTGTTTTTACCGGAACAACAACTGTTAACATACATACACTGGCAGGATCCTTTTACCGGCCTTCAGGCAGCAGGAAAAAGATACTGGCCGATGAGATTAATTTCCCGTCTGACCTGTATGCATTGCAGGGACTTCTGAGAAACAGGGGCATAGACCCTGGCGAGAACCTCATAATGGTAAAGGCAAATGAACACGGGCTGCTTGATGAAGATGAGATCATCGGCAGGATGTCAGATAAGGTGGCGCTTGTGTTCCTGCCTTCGGTGCTATACCGCAGCGGCCAGTTGCTTGATATAGCCAGGATAGCCGGGGCTGCAAGGGAAAGAAACATACCTGCAGGGTTTGACTGCAGTCACTCGGCCGGAGTGATTCCCCACAGGTTTGATGAGTGGGGTGTTGATTTTGCACTCTGGTGCAGCTATAAATACATGAATGCAGGTCCGGGAGCCGCCGCGTTCCTGTATGTGAATAAAAGACATTTCGGACTTGATCCCTCTCTTCCCGGTTGGTTCGGCAGCGATAAGGAGAAACAGTTCGACATGCTGACAAAGTTCACCCCTGCTGCCGGCGCCGGCCGGTGGCAGATATCCTCTCCCGGCATACTCGGATCGTCTCCTCTTGAAGGTGCGCTTAACATAACCCTTGAGGCAGGGATAGAGACCATAAGGCAGGTTTCTCTCCGCCTGACAGGTTACCTTGACGGTCTGATCAGGGAAACCATCATGCCGTTCCATCCTGAATGCAGGATAATCACGCCAAGGGAACCGGAACGCAGAGGCGGGCACATTGCCATTGAGCATCCTCGTGCCAGTGATCTATACTACCGGTTGACGGAATCGGGAATAATAACAGACCTGCGTCCCCCGAACATTATCAGGATAGCACCGGCACCCCTTTACAACTCCTTTGAAGAGGTGTACCTGACCGTAGAGAGATTGGGTGAAATACTTGAAAGCCTGTAA
- a CDS encoding Na+:solute symporter, producing the protein MILQPIDWAILAMFFVILLSIGYFTSRQAGQSTTNFFLSGRNMPWWLLGVSMVATTFSADTPNLVTDMVRTGGVASNWLWWAFLLTGMLTVFVYAKLWNRSKVMTDLEFYELRYSGKMAAFLRGFRAVYLGFFFNVMVIATVSLAFIKIAGVMLGLQPAPALIIAAVIVVFYSGLGGLKSILWTDLFQFSFAMFGAIIAAVYVTKSPEVGGLSGLFSHPNVVDKLSFVPSISQPELLLSIFIIPLAVQWWSVWYPGAEPGGGGYVAQRMLSAKSEDHAVGATLLFNFFHYALRPWPWIIVALASLIVFPDIQSMADRFPDVATRYVQEDFAYPAMLREYLPAGLLGLVVASLIAAYMSTTASHINWGSSYLVNDFYGRFYNPNATEKQKVAVGRISTVSIMVCSVILALILQNALQAFQYILMIGAGTGLIYILRWFWWRINAFSEIASMIAAVTFSLIFIAIENFGITHLENGAIKVLGIPSTETYWSIIRFVGVVVFTSATWIIVTLLTKPVSEETLRSFYTKIRPGGPGWKPVVDRAKAENIELVKETDLRWDVPTGILCMILGCISIYSVLFSIGNLLYGNFDQAFIFIIITGVSSFLLYRSWNKLKSK; encoded by the coding sequence ATGATACTACAACCTATCGACTGGGCAATTCTGGCAATGTTCTTCGTCATCCTTCTTTCAATAGGATATTTTACATCAAGGCAGGCCGGGCAAAGTACCACCAATTTCTTTCTCTCGGGCCGCAACATGCCCTGGTGGCTGCTCGGCGTCTCAATGGTAGCAACTACTTTTTCGGCCGATACTCCAAACCTGGTGACAGACATGGTCCGCACAGGCGGAGTGGCAAGTAACTGGTTATGGTGGGCATTCCTGCTTACCGGAATGCTTACCGTATTTGTCTATGCCAAGCTCTGGAACCGGTCAAAAGTAATGACCGACCTCGAGTTCTACGAGTTGCGCTACAGCGGCAAAATGGCAGCTTTTCTGAGGGGTTTCAGGGCAGTTTATCTTGGATTCTTCTTTAACGTGATGGTTATTGCAACCGTGTCACTCGCATTTATCAAGATAGCCGGTGTGATGCTGGGCCTTCAGCCCGCACCTGCGCTGATAATTGCCGCTGTTATTGTGGTTTTCTATAGCGGACTCGGGGGACTGAAATCGATATTGTGGACCGACCTGTTCCAGTTCAGTTTTGCAATGTTCGGCGCGATTATAGCAGCGGTTTATGTAACAAAGTCACCTGAGGTGGGGGGACTTTCGGGACTGTTTTCACATCCCAATGTAGTCGACAAGCTTAGTTTCGTTCCAAGCATATCACAGCCTGAACTTCTGCTTAGTATATTCATTATCCCTCTTGCAGTGCAGTGGTGGTCGGTATGGTATCCCGGAGCCGAACCCGGAGGTGGCGGTTACGTGGCACAAAGAATGCTCTCTGCCAAAAGCGAAGATCATGCCGTTGGAGCAACGCTTCTTTTCAACTTCTTTCATTACGCGCTCCGGCCCTGGCCATGGATAATAGTGGCTCTTGCCTCGCTGATAGTTTTTCCTGATATCCAGTCAATGGCTGACAGGTTCCCAGACGTAGCCACCAGGTACGTGCAGGAAGACTTTGCATATCCTGCCATGTTAAGGGAATATCTGCCGGCGGGATTGCTGGGACTGGTCGTTGCATCACTCATTGCAGCATATATGTCTACAACCGCGTCACACATAAACTGGGGATCATCATACCTTGTGAATGACTTCTACGGTCGCTTCTATAACCCCAATGCAACCGAGAAACAAAAGGTAGCTGTCGGCAGGATAAGTACTGTTTCCATAATGGTCTGTTCGGTCATCCTTGCCCTTATTTTGCAGAATGCACTTCAGGCATTCCAGTACATACTGATGATCGGCGCAGGAACCGGACTTATATACATTCTCCGGTGGTTCTGGTGGAGAATAAACGCTTTCTCTGAAATAGCGTCTATGATAGCTGCTGTAACATTCTCACTGATCTTTATTGCAATTGAGAACTTTGGCATAACACATCTTGAAAACGGAGCGATAAAGGTGCTGGGCATTCCGTCAACAGAAACTTACTGGTCAATAATAAGATTCGTAGGAGTGGTTGTCTTTACATCTGCGACATGGATAATTGTTACCCTGCTCACCAAACCTGTCAGTGAAGAAACTTTGCGAAGCTTCTACACCAAGATCAGGCCCGGGGGACCGGGCTGGAAGCCGGTAGTAGACAGGGCAAAAGCTGAAAACATTGAATTGGTTAAAGAGACGGATCTGAGGTGGGATGTGCCGACCGGCATACTGTGCATGATACTGGGCTGTATTTCCATATACAGCGTCCTTTTCTCGATCGGCAACCTGTTGTACGGCAATTTCGATCAGGCGTTCATATTCATTATCATTACAGGGGTGTCATCATTCCTGCTTTACAGGTCATGGAACAAGCTGAAATCAAAATAA
- a CDS encoding DoxX family membrane protein, whose protein sequence is MTDNNFKSYTMPRLVLLVSLRVAIGWHFMYEGVAKILQGSWTAQAFLMDSQGWFSGIFRSIASNPTALAISDQLNMWGLALIGLALITGFLTKYAKIAGMVLLLFYYLAQPPIMSAEYMFPGEGSYLWVNKNLIELLALAVLYVFPTGHIIGIDRLFKRKKQ, encoded by the coding sequence ATGACTGATAACAATTTCAAAAGCTATACAATGCCCAGGCTCGTATTGCTGGTGTCACTGCGCGTGGCAATAGGCTGGCATTTCATGTACGAAGGGGTTGCAAAGATCCTGCAGGGCAGCTGGACGGCCCAGGCATTTTTAATGGACTCACAGGGATGGTTCTCAGGTATTTTCAGAAGCATTGCCTCAAATCCCACTGCACTGGCCATATCCGACCAGCTTAACATGTGGGGGCTGGCACTTATCGGACTGGCCCTGATAACGGGCTTTCTCACAAAATATGCCAAGATTGCGGGAATGGTTCTTCTCCTCTTCTATTATTTGGCACAGCCACCAATCATGTCGGCCGAATACATGTTCCCGGGTGAAGGAAGTTACCTGTGGGTAAACAAGAACCTTATTGAACTCCTGGCGCTGGCAGTTCTGTATGTTTTTCCCACCGGGCACATTATAGGGATAGACCGGCTATTCAAAAGGAAAAAACAATAA
- a CDS encoding gfo/Idh/MocA family oxidoreductase, which yields MDNNKSKKTENNTKGIGRRDVLKSLATLPFAGALLYGAFRKQSLQHYRQGRLLKELGLDTVNEPMPFSPVVTTGGDPLRIGIIGFGIRGEQLLRSAGFAHPELIDSWTEAAAQNRADDRLQVYLEQEDLNIRITGVCDIFTAHTRRALETSANLYRAGSGGQKGQPAELYDNYRDLINADNIDAVIIATPDHWHAEMTIEAARAGKHVYLEKPLSLTVAETHAVEEAVRENGVVFQLGHQNRQIESHLRAKELIEKNILGKITKIECYTNRNSPNGAWVYDIDPEANENTIDWEQFTGPAPPHPFSLERFFRWRCWWDYSTGLTGDLFTHEFDAINQVMDIGIPHSAVASGGIYYYKDGRTVPDVLQVSYQYPERDLSLLYSASLASSNRRNKTFFGHDAHMELSANMTVYADRDSTRYKEHIEAGIIRTDTPLLTYTPGREGVDVVTSATEQYFASRGLLYTYRGGRRVDTTFLHIKEWVDAIRGAGKTSCDIKAGVEEAIAAHMGTQAYRLETKVFWDKDKKEIVTA from the coding sequence ATGGATAACAATAAGTCAAAAAAAACTGAAAACAACACAAAAGGGATAGGACGCAGGGATGTACTTAAAAGTCTGGCAACATTACCGTTTGCAGGAGCACTTCTCTACGGTGCCTTCCGAAAGCAAAGCCTCCAGCATTACAGGCAGGGACGGCTCTTGAAGGAGCTGGGGCTGGACACGGTTAATGAACCCATGCCTTTCAGCCCGGTTGTTACAACGGGGGGAGACCCTCTCCGGATTGGGATTATCGGGTTCGGCATAAGGGGTGAACAACTGCTGCGTTCAGCAGGATTCGCTCATCCGGAACTGATAGACAGCTGGACTGAAGCGGCAGCTCAGAACAGGGCCGATGACAGGCTGCAGGTCTACCTCGAACAGGAGGACCTGAATATCCGTATTACCGGAGTATGCGATATTTTCACCGCCCATACCAGGAGGGCCCTGGAGACCTCTGCAAATCTTTACCGGGCCGGATCAGGGGGACAAAAAGGGCAGCCGGCAGAACTCTATGATAACTACAGGGATCTGATCAATGCAGATAATATCGATGCCGTAATTATAGCAACTCCCGATCACTGGCATGCTGAAATGACCATTGAGGCTGCCAGGGCAGGTAAGCACGTTTACCTGGAAAAACCTCTGAGTCTGACTGTTGCCGAAACCCACGCGGTTGAAGAAGCTGTAAGGGAGAATGGCGTAGTTTTCCAGCTGGGACACCAGAACCGTCAGATTGAGAGCCACCTGAGGGCAAAAGAGCTGATAGAAAAGAATATCCTGGGCAAGATCACAAAGATTGAGTGCTATACCAACAGGAACTCTCCCAACGGTGCATGGGTATACGACATAGACCCGGAGGCTAATGAAAACACGATTGACTGGGAACAGTTTACCGGACCTGCACCTCCGCACCCGTTCTCACTTGAAAGGTTCTTCCGCTGGCGCTGCTGGTGGGATTACAGCACGGGGCTGACCGGCGACCTGTTTACACACGAGTTCGATGCCATAAACCAGGTTATGGATATTGGCATTCCCCATTCGGCAGTCGCCTCTGGGGGGATCTACTATTACAAAGACGGGCGTACCGTTCCCGACGTGCTGCAGGTAAGCTACCAGTACCCCGAACGTGACCTGAGCCTCCTCTACAGCGCTTCGCTTGCCAGCAGCAACAGGCGAAACAAGACATTCTTCGGCCACGACGCACACATGGAGCTAAGCGCCAACATGACAGTGTATGCTGACAGGGATTCGACACGCTACAAAGAGCATATCGAAGCGGGAATAATCCGGACCGACACCCCGCTGCTGACCTACACACCGGGTCGTGAGGGAGTGGATGTGGTCACTTCTGCAACCGAGCAGTACTTCGCAAGCAGGGGCCTGCTCTATACCTACCGTGGAGGCAGAAGAGTTGATACAACCTTCCTGCACATAAAAGAGTGGGTAGATGCAATACGTGGAGCCGGAAAGACCTCATGCGACATCAAGGCAGGCGTTGAAGAGGCAATTGCCGCCCACATGGGCACACAGGCATACAGGCTGGAAACCAAGGTGTTCTGGGACAAGGATAAGAAAGAGATCGTTACGGCCTGA
- a CDS encoding aminoglycoside phosphotransferase family protein, with product MLESEIRSVFGNFKTTGTFLSGKPTGSGHIHKTLLVKTKEKDAPDYILQKINQNVFPPVREMMDNIIRVTRHIRTKRAGDSQIGVLEVIETRSGDPFFTDQSGNHWRIYNKLEPGISYDIVPNNKVANEAGKAFGQFIGDLRDMPADEIYPVIPEFHSIEMRFEKFLRAIEANAAGRVDEVKSEIETASRAIDAMLVIPRLEREGKLPVRVTHNDTKLNNILFDEKDRAACVIDLDTVMPGLSLYDFGDTIRTAANTADEDEADLNRIRFSIPVFRAYTNGFIEKTVAFLTQSELELLPLSARYMTFIMGLRFLTDYIMGDIYYSTGYSDQNLRRCRAQFRLMQLIEERHDECMDIVMQAARMHGK from the coding sequence ATGCTTGAAAGCGAGATCAGATCTGTATTCGGCAATTTCAAAACTACCGGCACCTTCCTCAGCGGTAAACCGACCGGATCGGGACATATCCACAAGACACTGCTCGTAAAGACAAAGGAAAAGGATGCCCCTGATTATATCCTCCAGAAAATCAATCAAAATGTCTTCCCGCCGGTGAGGGAGATGATGGACAATATCATCAGGGTTACCAGGCATATCAGGACAAAAAGAGCCGGCGACAGCCAGATTGGCGTTTTGGAAGTAATTGAAACCCGATCGGGAGATCCCTTTTTTACCGACCAGTCAGGCAATCACTGGCGGATATATAATAAACTGGAACCGGGTATCAGCTATGATATTGTACCAAACAACAAGGTCGCAAATGAGGCAGGGAAGGCATTCGGACAGTTTATAGGTGACCTGAGGGATATGCCGGCAGATGAGATATACCCGGTAATACCCGAGTTTCACTCCATCGAAATGCGTTTTGAGAAATTTCTGAGAGCTATAGAAGCAAACGCTGCAGGAAGGGTTGATGAAGTGAAAAGTGAGATCGAAACCGCCTCCAGGGCGATTGATGCCATGCTGGTTATCCCCCGCCTGGAAAGAGAGGGCAAATTACCCGTCAGGGTGACGCACAACGATACAAAGCTCAACAACATCCTGTTTGATGAAAAAGACCGGGCAGCATGCGTCATTGACCTGGATACCGTCATGCCGGGTCTTTCTCTCTATGACTTCGGCGACACTATCCGTACCGCTGCAAACACTGCCGATGAAGATGAAGCCGATCTTAACAGGATCAGGTTCAGCATACCGGTATTCCGCGCCTATACCAATGGTTTTATTGAAAAAACCGTTGCATTTCTGACCCAGTCCGAACTTGAACTGCTGCCCCTTTCTGCCCGTTATATGACATTCATAATGGGGCTGAGATTCCTGACCGACTATATAATGGGCGATATATACTATTCAACCGGTTACAGCGATCAGAACCTGAGGCGATGCAGGGCCCAGTTCAGGCTTATGCAGCTTATTGAGGAGCGGCATGATGAATGCATGGATATTGTGATGCAGGCTGCAAGGATGCATGGCAAATAA